One segment of Coffea arabica cultivar ET-39 chromosome 7c, Coffea Arabica ET-39 HiFi, whole genome shotgun sequence DNA contains the following:
- the LOC113699975 gene encoding protein trichome birefringence-like 19, with protein sequence MKFQALDLPSRKKRHETRKQAPKIASLIVLAILLSVISVYSPPLQFRKFSEASSPLDSLKESINTSLQSLPCRPEDDGSQPCSNTEEGEPEARPEVVEKCDLFAGEWVPNPDAPYYTNTTCYVIQEHQNCLKYGRPDLDFLKWRWKPDGCELPIFDPHQFLELVRGKSIAFVGDSVSRNHMQSLFCLLSKVLYPEEISSTTDESRQWKYKEYNFKISILWAPYLVRSAEITSPNDKARSFGLYLDEFDENWTTKIEGYDYVVISGGHWFFRPAMLYENGRIVGCLYCPQENVTHVTPLFSYQRAFRTAFRAINSLGNFKGVTFLRTFSPQHFENGTWDSGGNCVRKRPYKRNEILLADNNLEMYKIQLQELKIAQKEGSKRGLKFRLFDATKPMLLRPDGHPSIYGHWPSQTVEMPNDCVHWCLPGPIDTWNDFFLELLKREESEKSVA encoded by the exons ATGAAGTTCCAGGCCCTCGACCTTCCCTCGAGGAAAAAACGACACGAAACGCGAAAGCAGGCTCCAAAGATAGCCTCCCTTATAGTCCTAGCTATTCTTTTATCAGTTATCTCTGTATATTCTCCACCTTTACAGTTCAGAAAATTCTCCGAAGCATCCTCTCCTTTGGATTCTCTCAAGGAGTCAATTAATACGTCTCTCCAGAGTTTGCCATGCCGTCCTGAGGACGACGGTTCTCAGCCCTGCAGCAACACTGAAGAAGGTGAACCGGAGGCCCGGCCCGAGGTAGTTGAAAAGTGTGATTTGTTTGCTGGGGAGTGGGTGCCGAACCCAGACGCCCCTTATTATACCAACACCACTTGTTATGTGATACAAGAACATCAGAATTGCCTGAAATATGGGAGGCCCGATTTGGATTTCCTCAAGTGGAGGTGGAAACCAGATGGATGTGAGCTGCCGATATTCGATCCGCACCAATTCTTGGAACTGGTTAGAGGAAAATCCATTGCCTTTGTTGGAGACTCTGTTTCAAGAAATCATATGCAGTCACTATTTTGCCTCTTGTCCAAG GTTCTTTATCCTGAAGAGATCTCAAGCACAACAGATGAGAGCAGACAATGGAAATACAAGGAATACAACTTCAAGATTTCAATTCTTTGGGCTCCTTATTTAGTGAGATCCGCGGAAATCACCAGTCCGAACGATAAAGCCCGCTCCTTCGGTCTATATCTTGATGAGTTTGATGAAAATTGGACAACCAAGATCGAAGGATATGACTACGTTGTCATCTCAGGTGGCCACTGGTTCTTCCGACCGGCCATGCTCTATGAAAATGGCCGAATTGTTGGCTGCTTATACTGTCCGCAGGAAAATGTAACTCACGTAACACCATTATTTAGCTATCAGAGAGCTTTCAGAACTGCTTTCAGAGCCATTAACAGTTTAGGAAACTTCAAGGGTGTAACGTTTCTTAGGACCTTTTCTCCCCAACACTTTGAAAATGGAACTTGGGACAGCGGTGGGAATTGTGTGAGGAAGAGGCCTTATAAGAGGAATGAGATCCTTTTGGCGGATAACAATTTAGAAATGTACAAGATCCAACTGCAGGAACTcaaaattgcacaaaaagaAGGAAGCAAACGAGGATTGAAGTTCAGGTTATTCGATGCAACAAAACCTATGCTGCTGAGACCAGACGGTCACCCCAGCATATATGGTCATTGGCCATCTCAGACTGTGGAAATGCCTAATGATTGTGTGCATTGGTGCTTGCCTGGACCAATCGATACATGGAATGATTTTTTCCTAGAGCTGTTAAAAAGAGAGGAATCTGAAAAATCGGTTGCTTAG
- the LOC113698936 gene encoding xyloglucan galactosyltransferase XLT2-like, producing MQNFARFTTSRRNFLDKPKNRRAWLFAGLLLPILLLLFFTSAPKHYHSFRRLRQRLQAPQDGQCKYGTIYVYDLPPIFNEKLLDNCHDLDPWTSLCKTLSNDGFGPKATGLDGIVPRDLTQAWYWTHMFSGEVMFHARISNYRCRTYDPDSATAFYIPFYAGLATAKYLYGNSSASERDSQCESLLKWVTGQPSWKRSKGADHFIMLGRMSWDFRRNTDEKWGSSFLLMPPMRQTLKLSIERNPWDRSEISVPYPTGFHPKSKAELESWLKFVRTRNRSKLFTYVGGRRKKIKNDFRVLLLDQCRKEADSCKAVDCSKTPCAEGTPAVLESFLDSNFCLQPRGDAYTRRSTFDCMLAGSIPVFFWKRSIHGQFEWFMRDDPERFSVFIDENKVRNGTSIKKILQGYGIEEIQMMRERVTNLIPTILYAMPGDDGENSRDAFETAFEGVLRRLKEQKQRSQQ from the coding sequence ATGCAGAATTTCGCCAGATTCACGACATCTAGACGGAATTTTCTCGACAAACCCAAGAACCGTCGTGCCTGGCTCTTTGCTGGTCTTCTCTTAcccatcctcctcctcctcttcttcaCCAGTGCTCCAAAGCACTACCATTCTTTCCGCCGTCTACGACAGCGTCTCCAAGCTCCCCAAGATGGGCAGTGCAAATATGGCACCATTTACGTTTACGACCTTCCTCCGATCTTCAACGAAAAGCTGTTGGATAATTGCCACGATCTAGATCCGTGGACTTCCCTCTGCAAAACTCTCTCCAACGATGGATTTGGCCCAAAAGCCACCGGCCTCGACGGGATTGTGCCCAGAGATCTTACTCAAGCTTGGTACTGGACTCACATGTTTTCCGGGGAGGTTATGTTTCATGCGAGGATTTCCAACTACAGGTGCAGAACCTACGACCCAGATTCGGCCACGGCGTTCTACATCCCCTTTTATGCTGGATTAGCAACTGCCAAGTACCTGTACGGTAACTCTAGTGCGAGCGAGCGAGACTCTCAATGCGAGAGCCTGCTCAAGTGGGTCACCGGCCAACCCTCTTGGAAGAGGTCTAAAGGGGCTGACCATTTTATCATGCTGGGAAGGATGTCTTGGGATTTCAGAAGGAACACCGATGAGAAGTGGGGGTCCAGCTTCCTTCTCATGCCTCCCATGAGGCAGACGTTAAAGCTGTCAATCGAGCGTAATCCTTGGGATCGGTCGGAGATCAGCGTTCCTTACCCTACGGGATTTCATCCCAAGTCCAAAGCTGAGCTGGAGAGCTGGCTGAAATTTGTCCGGACCCGCAACCGGTCAAAGCTCTTCACTTACGTTGGTGGAAGACGCAAGAAGATAAAGAACGATTTCAGGGTTTTGTTGTTAGATCAGTGTCGGAAGGAGGCTGATTCGTGCAAAGCGGTGGACTGTTCTAAGACTCCCTGTGCGGAGGGAACGCCGGCGGTTCTGGAGTCGTTTTTGGACTCGAATTTCTGTTTGCAGCCTAGAGGTGATGCTTACACGAGAAGATCCACGTTTGACTGTATGTTAGCGGGTTCGATACCCGTTTTCTTTTGGAAAAGGAGCATCCACGGTCAGTTTGAATGGTTCATGAGGGATGACCCGGAGAGGTTCTCGGTGTTTATAGACGAGAACAAAGTCAGAAATGGTACTTCCATTAAGAAGATTTTGCAGGGCTATGGTATAGAAGAGATTCAGATGATGAGAGAACGGGTGACTAACTTAATACCTACAATTTTGTATGCTATGCCCGGTGATGATGGGGAGAATAGTAGAGATGCCTTCGAAACAGCTTTTGAAGGGGTGTTACGGCGACTCAAGGAGCAGAAGCAGCGCAGCCAACAATGA
- the LOC113698609 gene encoding probable indole-3-acetic acid-amido synthetase GH3.1, producing the protein MAVDSTPLAPPACENDAKALQFIEDMTRNCDSVQEKVLAEILSRNAQTEYLRDFKLGGATDRDSFKSKIPVVTYEDLHPYIQRIANGDRSPILSSHPISEFLTSSGTSAGERKLMPTIHEEWDRRQKLYSLLMPVMNLYVPDLDKGKGLYFLFVKAEAKTPSGLVARPVLTGYYKSDKFKNRPYDPYLVYTSPDEAILCADSFQSMYTQMLCGLLMREEVLRMGAVFASGLLRAIRFLQLNWKQLSEDIKTGVLNPKVTDPSVRKRLAEILKPNSDLADFIVKECEGQNWDRIITRIWPNTKYLDVIVTGAMAQYIPTLDYYSGGLPLACTMYASSECYFGLNLKPMCKPSEVSYTIMANMGYFEFLPHDPANPVQLSRDSPPKLVDLADLKVGKEYELVITTYAGLCRYRVGDILRVTGFHNSAPQFKFIRRKNVLLSIDADKTDEAELQKGIENASALLREFDTRVVEYTSYADTKIIPGHYVIYWELLVKDPANPPTHEVLNQCCLAIEEALNSVYRQGRVADNSIGPLEIRVVKNGTFEELMDYAISRGASINQYKVPRCVSFAPIMELLDSRVVSVHYSPAAPHWAPERRR; encoded by the exons ATGGCTGTTGACTCCACCCCGCTTGCCCCTCCTGCATGTGAGAATGATGCCAAGGCTCTTCAGTTTATTGAAGACATGACCAGAAACTGTGATTCCGTGCAGGAGAAGGTTTTGGCTGAAATCCTTAGCCGGAATGCCCAAACCGAATACCTCAGGGATTTCAAACTTGGAGGGGCAACCGACAGGGACTCCTTCAAGTCCAAAATTCCTGTTGTGACTTACGAGGATCTTCATCCCTATATCCAACGTATTGCTAATGGTGATCGCTCTCCAATTCTCTCGTCTCACCCCATCTCTGAATTCCTCACTAG TTCTGGCACATCTGCTGGAGAAAGGAAGCTGATGCCAACAATTCATGAAGAATGGGACCGCAGACAAAAATTGTACAGTCTTCTCATGCCCGTCATGAACCT CTATGTCCCGGATTTGGACAAGGGGAAGGGTTTGTACTTCCTTTTCGTCAAGGCAGAAGCCAAGACACCAAGTGGGCTTGTTGCTCGTCCGGTGCTCACTGGCTACTACAAGAGTGACAAATTCAAGAACAGACCCTATGACCCTTACTTGGTTTACACCAGCCCTGATGAGGCCATTCTTTGCGCTGATTCCTTCCAGAGCATGTACACTCAAATGCTCTGTGGCCTCCTCATGCGGGAAGAAGTCCTCCGAATGGGCGCCGTCTTTGCCTCCGGCCTTCTCCGTGCCATTCGCTTCCTTCAACTCAACTGGAAACAACTTTCTGAGGACATCAAAACCGGGGTGCTAAACCCTAAAGTCACCGACCCATCTGTAAGAAAACGCTTGGCTGAGATCCTCAAGCCAAACTCTGATCTTGCAGACTTCATCGTCAAGGAATGTGAAGGCCAAAACTGGGATCGGATCATTACCAGAATCTGGCCTAACACCAAGTACCTTGACGTGATTGTTACAGGTGCAATGGCTCAGTATATTCCCACTCTTGATTATTACAGCGGTGGGCTACCACTTGCATGCACCATGTACGCATCTTCCGAATGCTACTTCGGCCTAAATTTGAAGCCCATGTGTAAGCCTTCTGAAGTCTCTTACACCATCATGGCCAACATGGGCTACTTCGAGTTCCTCCCCCACGACCCGGCCAATCCGGTTCAACTCTCTCGCGACTCTCCACCCAAGCTCGTCGATCTAGCTGACTTGAAAGTCGGCAAGGAGTACGAACTGGTGATCACCACATATGCCGGGCTCTGCCGTTACCGGGTGGGTGACATCCTTCGAGTCACTGGCTTCCACAACTCAGCGCCACAGTTCAAGTTCATCAGGAGGAAGAATGTTCTGCTAAGCATCGACGCGGACAAGACCGACGAGGCCGAGTTGCAAAAGGGGATTGAAAATGCTTCTGCACTCTTGCGCGAGTTTGATACGCGTGTGGTTGAATACACTAGCTATGCGGATACTAAGATCATCCCGGGGCATTATGTTATCTACTGGGAGTTGCTGGTGAAGGATCCGGCCAACCCACCGACTCATGAGGTGTTGAACCAGTGCTGCCTGGCAATAGAAGAGGCTCTGAATTCAGTGTATCGACAGGGGCGAGTGGCTGACAACTCAATTGGACCACTAGAAATAAGGGTAGTGAAAAACGGTACGTTTGAAGAATTGATGGACTATGCAATTTCGAGGGGTGCTTCGATCAACCAATACAAGGTCCCAAGGTGCGTCAGTTTTGCACCCATCATGGAACTTCTTGATTCCAGGGTGGTCTCGGTTCACTATAGCCCAGCTGCACCACATTGGGCCCCTGAACGACGACGTTGA
- the LOC113698491 gene encoding uncharacterized protein isoform X1 — protein sequence MQYQTPPLPLSEEERAQQKITAVIPTKTCQMAYRFPTTPASELHMMTNSRAILITTHDDEQNEWSIALAFASRIVIYVAILALLMMIVALIIKLLGHCDGDASSSSSSIHRQATAARAATETNTLLAKEVVPFTYGTCEEDLESAKCSSSPSDDLYDGKICVICYDERRNCFFIPCGHCATCSICARRITEGETKTCPVCRRYIHKVRKLSIS from the exons ATG CAATATCAAACTCCACCACTTCCACTTTCAGAGGAGGAGAGAGCCCAACAGAAGATAACAGCAGTAATACCCACAAAAACCTGTCAAATGGCATACCGCTTTCCAACAACTCCGGCCAGTGAACTTCACATGATGACCAACAGCCGTGCCATCCTGATTACAACCCATGAT GATGAACAGAACGAGTGGAGCATCGCGCTTGCTTTTGCCAGCCGCATCGTCATTTATGTCGCAATCTTGG CCTTGCTGATGATGATTGTTGCACTGATCATTAAACTTTTGGGACATTGCGATGGAGATGCTAGCAGTAGTAGCAGCAGCATTCACCGCCAGGCCACGGCGGCTCGGGCTGCAACTGAAACTAATACATTGCTAGCAAAAGAGGTGGTTCCATTCACCTATGGGACCTGTGAAGAAGATTTAGAGTCTGCAAAATGCAGTAGCAGTCCCTCGGACGATTTATATGATGGAAAGATTTGTGTAATTTGCTATGACGAGCGAAGAAATTGCTTCTTCATCCCTTGTGGTCACTGTGCTACTTGTTCCATTTGTGCCCGAAG GATTACCGAAGGGGAAACCAAGACTTGCCCTGTATGCCGCAGATATATTCACAAAGTAAGAAAGCTGTCCATTTCCTGA
- the LOC113698491 gene encoding uncharacterized protein isoform X2, whose product MAYRFPTTPASELHMMTNSRAILITTHDDEQNEWSIALAFASRIVIYVAILALLMMIVALIIKLLGHCDGDASSSSSSIHRQATAARAATETNTLLAKEVVPFTYGTCEEDLESAKCSSSPSDDLYDGKICVICYDERRNCFFIPCGHCATCSICARRITEGETKTCPVCRRYIHKVRKLSIS is encoded by the exons ATGGCATACCGCTTTCCAACAACTCCGGCCAGTGAACTTCACATGATGACCAACAGCCGTGCCATCCTGATTACAACCCATGAT GATGAACAGAACGAGTGGAGCATCGCGCTTGCTTTTGCCAGCCGCATCGTCATTTATGTCGCAATCTTGG CCTTGCTGATGATGATTGTTGCACTGATCATTAAACTTTTGGGACATTGCGATGGAGATGCTAGCAGTAGTAGCAGCAGCATTCACCGCCAGGCCACGGCGGCTCGGGCTGCAACTGAAACTAATACATTGCTAGCAAAAGAGGTGGTTCCATTCACCTATGGGACCTGTGAAGAAGATTTAGAGTCTGCAAAATGCAGTAGCAGTCCCTCGGACGATTTATATGATGGAAAGATTTGTGTAATTTGCTATGACGAGCGAAGAAATTGCTTCTTCATCCCTTGTGGTCACTGTGCTACTTGTTCCATTTGTGCCCGAAG GATTACCGAAGGGGAAACCAAGACTTGCCCTGTATGCCGCAGATATATTCACAAAGTAAGAAAGCTGTCCATTTCCTGA